DNA sequence from the Rhizobium lusitanum genome:
TTTCCGTCGATGGCGGCTAGAGATATCAGCCCGAGCATGTCGCAATTTTGACGCAGCATTGCTTTCCTAAAATTGACGCTTACGTAAAAATCAATTAGCTATAGACAACAAGCGACCGATGATCTGGGTGAGGTAGACTGTCGGCATCATCACTGCGGAGGAGATATCATGTACAAGGCGCCTGTCGAAGAAATCGCGTTCACGCTGAAGCATGTCACCGGCATGGGGCAGGCGATGGAGGAGGGGCGTCTCGGCGACCTGAGCGGCGATGTCCTCGATGCCATCCTGACCGAGGCCGGCCGTTTCGCCGGCGACGAGATGGAACCGCTGGCCGAGATCGGTGACCGTCAGGGCGCCAAGCTTGTTGATGGCAAGGTGGTGTTGCCCGATGGCTGGGAGAAGCTCTATCGCGACTGGATCGCCGGCGGCTGGAACGGCCTGACCGCCCCGGAAGAGTTTGGCGGGCAGGGCCTGCCGCACATGCTGAACGTCGCGACGCTGGAAATGTGGAATTCCGCCTCCATGGCTTTCGGTCTCGCGCCGACGCTGACCATGGGCGCCGTCGAGGCGCTTGTCGCCCACGGCAGCGAGGACCTCAAGAGAAAATACCTTGCGAAACTGGTGACCGGCGAATGGGCCGGCACGATGAACCTGACCGAGCCGCATGCGGGCTCCGATGTCGGTGCCCTGCGCACTCGCGCCGATCGCCACAACGATGGCACCCATCGCCTCTTCGGCCAGAAGATCTTCATCACCTGGGGCGACCACGAGGCAGCCGAGAACATCATCCATTTCGTACTCGCCCGCCTGCCGGATGCGCCTGCCGGCACGCGCGGCATTTCGCTGTTCCTGGTGCCGAAGTTCCTGGTCAATGATGATGGTTCGCTCGGCGCCCGCAACGACTATTTCGCCCATTCGCTGGAACATAAGCTCGGCATCCATGGCTCGCCGACCTGCACGATGATCTATGGTGACGGCAAATACGGGGATGAGAGAGGCGCGGTTGCCTGGCTCGTCGGCGAGGAGAACAAGGGTCTCGCCTGCATGTTCACGATGATGAACAATGCCCGCCTTGCCGTCGGCATCCAGGGCGTGGCGATTGCCGAAGCCGCGACACAGAAGGCCATCGCTTACGCAAAAGAGCGTACGCAGGGCAGGGCGCCGGGCACGGCAGCTTTCGGAATGAGCCCGATCATCGAGCATCCCGACATCGCCCGTATGCTTTTGACCATGAAGGCGCTGACGCAAGGCTCGCGTGCCATCTGCTATGCCTGCGCCGAGGCGATCGACATGTCGCACCGCGATGCCGGCAAGGCGCGCTATTGGCAGGAGCGTGCCGCCCTGCTGACGCCGATCGCCAAATCCTTCTCCACCGACGCCGGCGTCGATGTTGCCTCGCTCGGCATCCAGGTGCATGGCGGTATGGGCTTCATCGAGGAGACGGGTGCTGCGCGCCTGCTGCGTGACGCCCGCATCGCGCCGATCTATGAAGGCACCAACGGCATCCAGGCAATCGACCTCGTCACGCGCAAGCTGACTATCAGTAACGGCGACCAGGTGCGTGGCTTCATCACCGAATTGCGCGGGATTGCCGATGCCGTCGCCAAATCCAATCTCGACGGTTTCGGTGAGACGGCTGACCGGCTGAATGCCGCCATCGCCGATCTCGAAACGGCAAGCGAATGGCTGTTGGCGCAGCAAGCGGAGGGACATGTGGCCGAGGCATTGGCTGGGGCAACGCCTTATCAGCGGCTCTTCGGCCTCGTCTTGACCGGCTGCTATCTCGCCAAGGGCGGCCTGGTGGACATTGCGGACGGTGAAGGCGAAAAGCGCATCGCGCTCTGCCGCTTCGCTGCCGAAAACATGCTGGCCGAAACCGCAGCACTCACCGATCGCGTCGTTACCGGCGCTTCCAGCCTTGAAGCTGCACGCATCGCTCTTGCTTGAGGATAGACACTTTGACTGAACACATCTTGATCCAGCGTCCCGAGACCGCACCGCATGTGCAGGTCATCCGCTTCAATCGGCCGGAAAAGAAAAACGCCATCACCCGCGTCATGTATCAGACGATGACGGATGCGCTGCGGGCGGCGGATGAGGATCCGGATATCCGCGTCACCGTTTTTCTCGGCACCGAAGGTTGTTTCTCCGCCGGCAACGACATGGCCGATTTCCTGGCCTTCGCCATGGGCGGCAGCATGGGCCGCGAAGTGCTGGATTTCCTCGGCGCGCTCGCCACGGCGAAAAAGCCCATTGTCTCGGGCGTGGACGGCCTGGCGATCGGCATCGGCACCACCATCCACCTTCATTGCGACCTGACCGTCGCCTCCGACCGCAGCCTGTTCAAGACACCCTTCGTCGATCTCGCCCTCGTGCCGGAAGCCGCCTCCAGCCTGCTCGCGCCCCGCGTAATGGGCCACCAGCGCGCCTTCGCCCTGCTGGCGCTGGGCGAAGGCTTTTCCGCTGCTGATGCAAAGGATGCAGGCCTGATCTCGAAGGTGACCACGGCGGAGGTGCTGGAAGCCGAAACCCTGTCGCTCGCCACCAGGCTCGCCGCCAAGCCACCCGAGGCGCTGCGGATCGCCCGCGACCTGATCAAAGGTTCGACAGCAGATGTTCTCGCCCGCATTGACGAGGAGGCGACGCTCTTTGCGGCGCAGCTAAAGAGCGCGGAAGCCAGGGCGGCGTTTGAGGCGTTTATGAAGCGGTGAGGACGATTGTCCCACCCGCCCTCGTGGTTCGAGACGGCCCTGTGGGCCTCCTCACCATGAGGGCTAGTCTCTGTGATGGTCGGTGACTACATGTTCACCCCATCCCTATTCGAGATCCGCCCTAGCCTTCATTCCGGGGTTCACTCCACCCTCATGGTGAGGAGCGGAGCCTGTAGGGCGTAGCCTCGAACCACGAGGGTTGGCCCCTAAATCCCGGTTATTTTCTCGTAGACCCACGCCGCGACAATGCCGGCAGGGCTTCATAATCCAGCGCGATCAACGCCTCTTTCTTCCGGCGTGACCAACCCTTGATCTGTCGTTCGCGGGCGATGGCATCGATGATGCGGTCATAGACTTCGTGAAACATCAATTCGACCGGCCGGCGCTTGGAGGTATAGCCGTCATAGATGCCTGCATTGTGTTCCCAGACCCGGGCTTCGATCTCTTGCTTGGTGAGGCCGGTGTAATAGGAGCCATCGCTGCAACGCAGGATGTAAACAATGACTTCCATGGTAGAGTTCTCGATCTGAC
Encoded proteins:
- a CDS encoding acyl-CoA dehydrogenase, with protein sequence MYKAPVEEIAFTLKHVTGMGQAMEEGRLGDLSGDVLDAILTEAGRFAGDEMEPLAEIGDRQGAKLVDGKVVLPDGWEKLYRDWIAGGWNGLTAPEEFGGQGLPHMLNVATLEMWNSASMAFGLAPTLTMGAVEALVAHGSEDLKRKYLAKLVTGEWAGTMNLTEPHAGSDVGALRTRADRHNDGTHRLFGQKIFITWGDHEAAENIIHFVLARLPDAPAGTRGISLFLVPKFLVNDDGSLGARNDYFAHSLEHKLGIHGSPTCTMIYGDGKYGDERGAVAWLVGEENKGLACMFTMMNNARLAVGIQGVAIAEAATQKAIAYAKERTQGRAPGTAAFGMSPIIEHPDIARMLLTMKALTQGSRAICYACAEAIDMSHRDAGKARYWQERAALLTPIAKSFSTDAGVDVASLGIQVHGGMGFIEETGAARLLRDARIAPIYEGTNGIQAIDLVTRKLTISNGDQVRGFITELRGIADAVAKSNLDGFGETADRLNAAIADLETASEWLLAQQAEGHVAEALAGATPYQRLFGLVLTGCYLAKGGLVDIADGEGEKRIALCRFAAENMLAETAALTDRVVTGASSLEAARIALA
- a CDS encoding crotonase/enoyl-CoA hydratase family protein — protein: MTEHILIQRPETAPHVQVIRFNRPEKKNAITRVMYQTMTDALRAADEDPDIRVTVFLGTEGCFSAGNDMADFLAFAMGGSMGREVLDFLGALATAKKPIVSGVDGLAIGIGTTIHLHCDLTVASDRSLFKTPFVDLALVPEAASSLLAPRVMGHQRAFALLALGEGFSAADAKDAGLISKVTTAEVLEAETLSLATRLAAKPPEALRIARDLIKGSTADVLARIDEEATLFAAQLKSAEARAAFEAFMKR
- a CDS encoding GIY-YIG nuclease family protein, with product MEVIVYILRCSDGSYYTGLTKQEIEARVWEHNAGIYDGYTSKRRPVELMFHEVYDRIIDAIARERQIKGWSRRKKEALIALDYEALPALSRRGSTRK